A region of Thermovibrio ammonificans HB-1 DNA encodes the following proteins:
- the rlmB gene encoding 23S rRNA (guanosine(2251)-2'-O)-methyltransferase RlmB, producing MVIYGVNPVAEALRAGYPIMKIFVEKNFKDREKVLETARQAGIKVVKTTKQKLTELAKTTKHQGIVALVSPVEPKPFEELAQKAVEENGYLLFLDRIEDPHNLGAIFRSADAFKVTGIVIPRDRSVTVTETVAKTSTGALFYVPFAVVNSFVTALREFKEMGGWLVGLEAGGKPLSKFEFPFPLGLVAGSEGRGLSRSTVKQLDELVEIEMGGHVNSLNVSNAVAIGLYKVFCQRYINS from the coding sequence GCTACCCGATAATGAAAATCTTCGTTGAGAAGAACTTCAAAGACAGGGAAAAGGTCCTTGAAACCGCCAGGCAGGCGGGGATAAAAGTAGTAAAAACAACAAAGCAGAAACTCACAGAGCTCGCAAAAACAACCAAACACCAGGGAATAGTGGCCCTTGTATCCCCGGTAGAGCCGAAACCCTTCGAAGAGCTGGCCCAAAAGGCGGTAGAGGAGAACGGATACCTGCTCTTCTTAGACAGAATAGAAGACCCCCACAACCTCGGGGCGATTTTCAGGTCGGCAGACGCGTTCAAGGTAACGGGCATAGTAATTCCCAGGGACCGCAGCGTTACGGTAACGGAAACAGTTGCCAAAACCTCAACGGGAGCCCTCTTCTACGTGCCCTTCGCAGTCGTAAACAGCTTCGTTACGGCCCTCCGCGAGTTCAAAGAGATGGGGGGCTGGCTTGTAGGCCTTGAGGCCGGCGGAAAACCGCTATCGAAGTTTGAGTTCCCGTTTCCCTTGGGGCTCGTTGCAGGCTCGGAAGGAAGGGGACTCTCCCGCTCTACGGTTAAACAGCTGGACGAACTGGTAGAAATAGAGATGGGGGGCCACGTTAACTCCCTAAACGTTTCCAATGCCGTTGCAATCGGCCTTTATAAGGTGTTCTGCCAACGCTATATTAATAGTTAA
- a CDS encoding two-component system sensor histidine kinase NtrB, protein MEAEDLLFSLPFPTLLVNGEGKVEKVNQKLEFLLNKSEKFLRGKSLTELFDEGYKLQKQAERSYTEEIEVVGFPFKEFFVHFSPLFVSSRKKGVVVQFEPRPENPFSVDPKLLLRGLSHELRNPLGGIKGAAKLFMELKSYDEELAQVIVEEVERIERLLNDISKGFDFSRPTFKRENIHKLIQKTLDLFKGELLSKNIEVNCLFDPSLPEIPLDPDKIQQALVNLIKNAIEAVERSERRVITVETGYAIRPADFIFIKVKDTGKGMSPNELKNYGQPFFSSKEEGTGLGTFIVNEIVKGHGGQLKVKSEPGVGTEVTLLIPMKRRDGENPRSR, encoded by the coding sequence ATGGAGGCAGAAGACCTTCTCTTCTCCCTTCCCTTCCCGACCCTCCTGGTGAACGGAGAGGGGAAAGTAGAGAAAGTCAACCAAAAACTTGAGTTCCTATTAAACAAATCCGAGAAGTTCCTCCGGGGCAAAAGCCTAACCGAACTCTTCGATGAAGGGTACAAACTCCAGAAACAGGCCGAAAGGTCCTACACAGAAGAGATAGAAGTTGTAGGCTTTCCCTTTAAAGAGTTCTTCGTCCACTTCTCACCCCTGTTTGTCTCCTCGAGGAAAAAAGGCGTTGTTGTCCAGTTTGAACCCAGACCGGAAAACCCGTTCTCCGTAGACCCCAAACTGCTCCTGAGGGGGCTATCCCACGAGCTCAGGAATCCCTTGGGAGGAATAAAAGGGGCCGCAAAGCTGTTCATGGAGCTTAAAAGCTACGACGAAGAACTCGCCCAAGTGATAGTTGAAGAGGTAGAGAGAATAGAGCGGCTGCTGAACGACATCTCAAAGGGCTTCGACTTCTCAAGGCCCACTTTCAAAAGGGAGAACATACACAAACTCATCCAGAAAACCTTAGACCTCTTCAAGGGAGAGCTTCTCTCGAAAAACATAGAAGTAAACTGCCTGTTCGACCCCTCACTGCCCGAAATTCCCCTCGACCCGGATAAAATACAGCAGGCACTGGTCAACCTTATAAAAAACGCCATAGAGGCCGTGGAAAGGTCGGAAAGGCGAGTGATAACAGTTGAAACAGGCTACGCCATACGGCCGGCAGATTTCATCTTCATAAAGGTAAAGGACACCGGGAAAGGCATGAGCCCGAATGAGCTCAAAAACTACGGGCAGCCCTTCTTCTCCTCAAAGGAGGAAGGTACGGGCCTTGGAACCTTCATAGTGAACGAAATAGTAAAGGGCCACGGCGGCCAGCTCAAAGTAAAAAGCGAGCCCGGAGTAGGAACGGAAGTAACCCTTTTAATCCCTATGAAGAGGAGAGATGGCGAAAATCCTCGTAGCAGATGA
- a CDS encoding YchF/TatD family DNA exonuclease: MIDTHAHLHFPQFDPDREEVVKECEEKLDAVITVGCDLEDSKKAIKLAESSKNIYATVGIHPHEAERYSEADYNRFVELARSSPRVVALGEMGLDFYRNLSSKAKQYEIFKMQVEAAKELNLPVVIHTRNAASEMASFIRENFNGVRGVVHCFSGEKELLEAALDAGLYISYSGIVTYPKNSALRETLKYVPSSRLLVETDCPYLAPQPVRGRRNKPTYVAYTAKVIADVLGLNFTDVDRITTVNAKRLFGLPLTAEESKERLVYQVGDRLYVNLTGKCPCSCRFCFRGVEDYILGYNLNLSREPIPEEYMYRIKNPGVYSEIVFCGYGEPFERFEALKKVAQWIKKFSKDTPVRVDTCGLGYLITGDETVLDQLKGLVDSFSVSLNASSPEEYYRVVRPRFGPGSWESALKFIKDAKEKGFKVTVTAVAYPGFDAESFKRLASELGVEWRIRPFKRFKPWEE, from the coding sequence GTGATAGATACCCACGCACACCTCCACTTCCCCCAGTTTGACCCCGACAGGGAAGAGGTTGTAAAAGAGTGTGAGGAGAAGCTCGACGCCGTTATCACAGTCGGTTGCGACCTTGAAGACAGCAAAAAGGCCATAAAACTTGCAGAGAGCTCCAAGAACATCTACGCTACCGTGGGCATTCACCCCCACGAGGCCGAGCGCTACAGCGAAGCCGACTACAACAGGTTTGTAGAGCTTGCCCGTTCGAGTCCGAGGGTGGTTGCCCTTGGGGAAATGGGGCTGGACTTTTACAGGAACCTCTCTTCCAAGGCCAAACAGTACGAGATTTTTAAGATGCAGGTTGAAGCGGCAAAGGAGCTGAACCTCCCGGTTGTAATCCACACGAGGAACGCCGCCTCCGAGATGGCCTCCTTCATAAGAGAGAACTTTAACGGCGTTAGAGGCGTTGTCCACTGCTTCAGCGGGGAGAAAGAGCTCCTCGAGGCGGCCCTCGATGCCGGCCTCTACATCTCATACTCCGGGATAGTTACCTACCCGAAGAACTCGGCTCTTAGGGAGACTTTAAAGTACGTTCCCTCCTCGAGGCTCCTTGTTGAGACCGACTGCCCCTACCTTGCGCCTCAACCCGTAAGGGGCAGGAGGAACAAACCCACCTACGTTGCCTACACCGCCAAGGTTATCGCCGACGTTCTCGGACTGAACTTTACCGATGTAGACAGAATCACAACGGTTAACGCCAAACGCCTTTTCGGCCTGCCCTTAACTGCCGAGGAGTCTAAGGAGAGGCTCGTTTACCAGGTAGGAGACAGGCTCTACGTGAACCTCACCGGGAAGTGTCCGTGCAGCTGTCGGTTCTGCTTCCGCGGCGTTGAAGACTACATACTGGGCTACAACCTCAACCTCTCCCGGGAGCCTATACCGGAAGAGTACATGTACCGGATTAAGAACCCGGGAGTTTATTCCGAAATCGTCTTCTGCGGCTACGGTGAACCTTTTGAGAGGTTTGAGGCCCTCAAGAAGGTGGCCCAGTGGATAAAGAAGTTCTCCAAGGATACCCCCGTAAGGGTCGATACCTGCGGCCTCGGCTACCTGATAACGGGCGATGAAACGGTTCTGGACCAGCTTAAAGGTTTAGTTGACTCTTTCAGCGTAAGCCTGAACGCCTCCTCTCCCGAGGAGTACTACAGGGTTGTTCGCCCCCGGTTCGGCCCGGGTAGCTGGGAGTCTGCCCTGAAGTTCATAAAAGACGCCAAGGAGAAGGGCTTTAAAGTTACGGTTACCGCCGTAGCCTATCCCGGCTTTGACGCCGAGTCCTTCAAAAGGCTCGCCTCCGAGCTCGGGGTGGAGTGGAGAATTCGTCCGTTTAAGAGGTTTAAACCATGGGAAGAGTAG
- a CDS encoding 4Fe-4S binding protein, protein MKVKSLEQVRNQVILSQDGTPFVPQYPGGVNYYRCTGCGECIKVCPQGCIELQEVEGKKVAVLTNIELCIGDGFCKIVCPEDAFL, encoded by the coding sequence ATGAAGGTTAAGTCCCTTGAACAGGTGAGGAACCAGGTAATCCTGAGCCAAGACGGCACCCCATTTGTGCCACAGTATCCCGGCGGTGTCAACTACTACAGGTGTACCGGCTGCGGAGAGTGTATAAAGGTCTGCCCCCAAGGGTGCATAGAGCTTCAGGAAGTAGAGGGGAAAAAGGTAGCGGTCCTCACGAATATAGAGCTGTGCATAGGGGACGGCTTCTGTAAAATCGTATGTCCCGAAGACGCCTTCCTCTGA
- the nikR gene encoding nickel-responsive transcriptional regulator NikR has protein sequence MGRVVRFAVSIDEKLLEKFDQFIKERGYVSRSEAVRDLIRAALIEEDLREEDFAFGTLTLVYDHHQRELAERITEIQHGYLENIIATMHVHIDHHHCLETLAVKGKVKDLKELAGKILSLKGVKHGKLVFTGVEP, from the coding sequence ATGGGAAGAGTAGTGAGATTCGCCGTCTCTATAGACGAGAAGCTCCTTGAGAAGTTCGACCAGTTCATAAAGGAGAGAGGGTACGTCAGCCGCTCCGAAGCCGTAAGGGACCTGATTAGGGCCGCCCTGATAGAGGAGGACCTGAGGGAGGAGGACTTCGCCTTCGGCACCCTCACCCTCGTTTACGACCACCACCAGAGGGAGCTGGCAGAGAGGATAACAGAGATTCAGCACGGCTACCTCGAGAACATCATAGCCACCATGCACGTTCACATAGACCACCACCACTGCCTTGAGACCCTTGCGGTGAAGGGAAAGGTTAAAGACCTTAAAGAGCTTGCTGGTAAAATTCTCTCTCTGAAGGGGGTTAAGCACGGCAAGCTCGTTTTCACAGGCGTTGAGCCGTAG
- a CDS encoding tRNA (adenine-N1)-methyltransferase: protein MSAVKPEDTVILYDPEKDKKYIVNLAVTSGKFNTEKGEIELESLVGLPYGSEVKTHLGHVYYLLPCTLYEFIMYKLRRLTQIIYPKDAAYIVLRLDVKPGDLVVESGIGSGALTAVFAQLVGPEGKVVSYERREEFVKNALSNLRRFGLADRVEVKLRDIEEGFDEREEADALFLDVREPWLYLDRAYAALKPGRMLGVLLPTANQVIETLKGLKELPFIDVEVCEILLRRYKTVPERFRPEDRMPAHTAYLLFARKLKGEKSGSV, encoded by the coding sequence ATGAGCGCGGTTAAGCCGGAAGATACGGTTATCCTATACGACCCCGAAAAGGACAAAAAGTACATAGTTAACCTTGCCGTTACTTCGGGCAAGTTCAATACGGAAAAGGGAGAGATAGAGCTGGAGTCGTTGGTGGGCCTTCCCTACGGCTCCGAGGTTAAAACCCACTTGGGCCACGTTTACTACCTTCTGCCGTGTACCCTGTACGAGTTCATAATGTACAAACTCCGGAGGCTTACCCAGATAATCTACCCTAAAGACGCCGCTTACATAGTCCTCAGGCTCGACGTAAAGCCGGGAGACCTGGTTGTTGAGAGCGGTATCGGCAGTGGAGCTCTTACGGCGGTTTTTGCCCAGCTTGTAGGCCCGGAGGGAAAAGTTGTCAGTTACGAGAGGAGGGAGGAGTTCGTTAAGAATGCCCTCTCGAACCTCCGCAGGTTCGGTCTTGCCGACAGGGTTGAGGTGAAGCTCAGGGATATAGAGGAGGGGTTCGACGAGAGAGAGGAGGCCGACGCTCTCTTTTTAGACGTTAGGGAGCCTTGGCTTTACCTCGATAGAGCCTACGCCGCCTTGAAGCCCGGCAGGATGTTGGGGGTTCTGCTTCCCACCGCCAACCAGGTGATAGAAACCTTGAAAGGTTTAAAAGAACTACCCTTTATAGATGTTGAGGTCTGTGAGATACTTCTCCGGAGGTACAAAACCGTTCCGGAGCGTTTCCGGCCGGAGGACCGTATGCCGGCCCATACGGCTTACCTGCTCTTTGCCAGGAAGTTAAAGGGGGAAAAGAGTGGAAGCGTTTAG
- a CDS encoding lytic transglycosylase domain-containing protein codes for MLKRLLPLLLLPGVALGGELQTAVHTEASLLLPYVSRSKPVGDIFFNIPWDQPSFQFWRAYYRKRSNRLRLYAKVDAFKVFYPMVSKIFREEGLPPDLALLAIIESNGNPAAVSKAGAAGLWQLMPYTARRLGLRVNRFIDERFDVEKSTRAAARYLKLLHSMFGRWDLAIAAYNAGPGTIKERLRKLGADQFWDLTKLPNETLNYVPKFYALLSVVKEHRLLERPVKDRLVKVKVTTRTALYSLSRTLKVPYQLLRLYNRQYRRGIVPAGYSVYLPLSFVRSSHLVKYLKGQEVYAYTPRRPVKLSVLARRFGVSLKLLKEVNRIRGKYVYRGRTVLIVKLPSEERFNERG; via the coding sequence ATGCTTAAAAGGCTTCTACCCCTGCTCCTGTTGCCGGGGGTAGCTTTGGGGGGAGAGCTTCAAACGGCCGTTCACACAGAGGCCTCCCTCCTCCTCCCCTACGTTTCACGCTCGAAGCCGGTAGGGGATATCTTCTTCAACATTCCCTGGGACCAGCCCTCCTTTCAGTTCTGGAGGGCCTACTACAGAAAGCGTTCAAACAGGCTCAGGCTCTACGCCAAGGTCGATGCCTTCAAGGTTTTCTACCCTATGGTCTCAAAGATTTTTAGGGAAGAGGGACTCCCTCCCGACCTTGCCCTCCTTGCGATTATTGAGAGTAACGGCAACCCTGCCGCCGTTTCAAAGGCCGGAGCTGCGGGCCTTTGGCAGTTAATGCCCTACACTGCAAGGCGGCTCGGTTTAAGGGTTAACAGGTTCATCGACGAACGGTTCGACGTTGAGAAGTCTACGAGGGCCGCGGCCAGGTACCTGAAGCTGCTCCACTCCATGTTCGGCCGTTGGGACCTTGCAATTGCCGCCTATAACGCTGGGCCGGGCACCATAAAGGAGCGTTTGCGTAAGCTGGGGGCCGACCAGTTCTGGGACCTTACGAAGCTCCCCAACGAAACCCTCAACTACGTGCCCAAGTTCTACGCCCTGCTCTCTGTTGTTAAGGAGCACCGCCTCCTTGAAAGGCCCGTTAAAGACAGGCTCGTGAAGGTGAAGGTAACGACGAGGACGGCCCTTTACAGCCTTTCCCGAACCTTAAAGGTGCCCTACCAGCTGTTGAGACTCTACAACCGGCAGTACAGGAGGGGAATAGTTCCCGCCGGTTACAGCGTTTACCTGCCCCTTTCGTTTGTTAGGAGCTCTCACCTTGTTAAGTACCTTAAGGGGCAGGAGGTTTACGCCTATACGCCCAGGCGTCCGGTTAAGCTCTCGGTTCTTGCAAGGCGGTTCGGAGTGAGCCTGAAGCTCCTTAAAGAGGTAAACAGAATAAGAGGCAAGTACGTTTACAGGGGAAGGACGGTTCTCATAGTTAAACTCCCCTCTGAAGAGAGGTTCAATGAGCGCGGTTAA
- the xth gene encoding exodeoxyribonuclease III translates to MRSLVTWNVNSVRARLSYISYWLERERWDFLALQETKVPDELFPEGVFKELGYGVVYHGQKAYNGVALCFKGEPLRVLKGWPDGEDDEKRLITVWLEPFPIVNVYVPRGGEKGSERHAFKLYFLTKLKLFLQESFSPDEPLAVVGDFNVARSELDVYDPAVWRGRPGFMEDERQAFEELLSFGLFDLFRELHPDEPGYTWWDIETGGFARNRGLRIDYILVTEPLLKRAQECRVLREARRKLGGLLPSDHAPLVAAFRI, encoded by the coding sequence GTGAGGAGTCTCGTAACGTGGAACGTTAACTCCGTTAGGGCAAGGCTTAGCTACATTTCTTACTGGCTTGAAAGGGAGCGTTGGGACTTCCTTGCCCTTCAGGAGACGAAGGTCCCCGACGAGCTGTTCCCGGAAGGTGTCTTTAAGGAGCTCGGTTACGGCGTTGTCTATCACGGCCAGAAGGCCTACAACGGGGTTGCCCTCTGTTTCAAGGGTGAGCCCTTGAGGGTTTTAAAGGGCTGGCCCGACGGCGAAGACGACGAGAAGAGGTTGATTACGGTTTGGCTTGAGCCTTTCCCGATTGTTAACGTTTACGTTCCCAGGGGCGGGGAAAAGGGCTCTGAAAGGCACGCCTTTAAGCTCTACTTCCTTACTAAGCTGAAGCTGTTTCTGCAGGAGAGCTTCTCTCCCGATGAACCCCTTGCCGTGGTGGGCGACTTTAACGTTGCCCGCTCGGAGCTCGACGTTTACGACCCTGCCGTTTGGCGGGGGAGGCCCGGCTTTATGGAGGATGAGCGACAGGCTTTCGAGGAGCTTCTCTCCTTCGGGCTCTTCGACCTCTTCAGGGAGCTTCACCCAGACGAGCCGGGCTACACCTGGTGGGACATTGAGACCGGCGGCTTTGCCCGCAACAGAGGTTTGAGAATCGACTACATCTTGGTTACCGAGCCCCTCCTTAAAAGGGCACAGGAGTGTAGGGTTTTGAGGGAGGCCCGAAGGAAACTCGGCGGGCTTTTACCTTCAGACCACGCTCCTTTAGTTGCCGCCTTTCGGATATAA
- a CDS encoding MotA/TolQ/ExbB proton channel family protein — MEAFRFISEAGIVGYILLFLSVVSLAVIIQKLITLRLSKLIPKEDFKLLADFIRRGSLGDAVELCKRRKNLLTEVVHETFKHVALNPTRETFLSAFEVSARKKMMELERGMALLATVAAISPLLGLLGTVIGMVKIFGVLTAGGGAIGNPQQLSAGIAEALLTTIFGLVVAIPAVVMYNLFNKKLDKIAAELEAAGVFFANALGRRQKQ; from the coding sequence GTGGAAGCGTTTAGGTTCATCTCAGAGGCGGGTATTGTAGGCTACATCCTGCTTTTCCTTTCGGTTGTCTCCCTTGCAGTGATAATTCAGAAGCTCATAACCTTAAGGCTTTCTAAGCTGATTCCGAAGGAGGACTTTAAGCTCCTTGCGGACTTTATAAGGAGGGGCTCTTTAGGAGATGCCGTAGAGCTGTGTAAGCGCAGGAAGAACCTGCTGACCGAGGTTGTCCACGAGACCTTTAAGCACGTGGCCCTGAACCCTACAAGAGAGACCTTCCTCTCGGCCTTTGAGGTAAGCGCCCGCAAGAAGATGATGGAGCTTGAGAGGGGGATGGCCCTGCTTGCCACCGTTGCGGCGATTTCTCCCCTTTTGGGGCTTTTGGGAACCGTTATAGGTATGGTGAAGATATTCGGCGTTTTAACCGCCGGGGGCGGTGCCATCGGGAACCCTCAACAGCTGTCTGCAGGTATTGCCGAGGCCCTTCTTACTACGATATTCGGCCTTGTGGTTGCCATTCCGGCGGTTGTTATGTACAACCTGTTCAACAAGAAGCTCGACAAAATAGCGGCCGAGCTTGAGGCGGCCGGTGTTTTCTTTGCCAACGCCCTCGGAAGAAGGCAGAAGCAGTGA
- a CDS encoding YebC/PmpR family DNA-binding transcriptional regulator — MAGHSKWANIRHRKAAQDAKRGKIYTKLAREITVAAREGGGDPETNPRLRAAIERARKFNMPKENIERAIKRGTGEIAGEAYEEVTYEGYGPGGVAIIVKCLTDNRNRTASEVRHAFSKHGGNLGTSGCVSWMFERKGVITVPADKFDEETVMLAAIDAGADDVVREDDKFVIYTQPTELEAVRKGLLDAGIEVEEAKLDLIPTTTTRVEGETAQKVLKLLMALEDLDDVQEVYSNFDMPEEVMNNA, encoded by the coding sequence GTGGCAGGCCACTCCAAATGGGCCAATATTCGCCATAGAAAAGCCGCTCAGGACGCAAAGAGGGGCAAAATCTACACCAAACTCGCCCGTGAGATTACCGTTGCCGCCCGTGAAGGGGGCGGAGACCCCGAGACCAACCCGAGGCTTAGGGCAGCAATTGAGAGGGCCCGTAAGTTCAACATGCCCAAGGAGAATATTGAAAGGGCCATTAAGAGGGGAACCGGCGAGATTGCAGGTGAAGCGTACGAAGAGGTAACCTACGAGGGTTATGGTCCCGGCGGAGTCGCAATCATCGTTAAGTGCCTTACCGATAACAGGAACAGAACGGCCTCCGAGGTGCGCCACGCCTTCTCTAAGCACGGGGGCAACCTGGGAACCTCCGGATGCGTTTCCTGGATGTTTGAGAGGAAGGGAGTTATTACCGTTCCCGCCGATAAGTTCGACGAGGAGACCGTTATGCTCGCCGCAATCGATGCCGGCGCCGACGACGTTGTCAGGGAGGACGATAAGTTCGTTATCTACACCCAGCCTACCGAGCTTGAGGCTGTTAGGAAGGGGCTTCTCGATGCGGGTATAGAGGTTGAGGAGGCAAAGCTCGACCTCATTCCGACCACAACCACAAGGGTTGAGGGTGAAACTGCCCAAAAGGTTCTGAAGCTGCTCATGGCCCTTGAAGACCTCGACGACGTTCAGGAGGTTTACTCCAACTTCGACATGCCGGAAGAGGTTATGAATAATGCTTAA
- the hemE gene encoding uroporphyrinogen decarboxylase yields MSLKDHPILRAARGEKTDYTPIWIMRQAGRYSERYRRIRAKAGSFMELCRNPELAAEVTLIPIEEIGVDAAILFSDILVPVEKMGIEVKFVEGKGPVLSPKVETADDARRLKVPEPEKDLPYVLETIQLIKRRLTDRPLIGFSGAPFTLASYMLEGGSSKNYINAKSAMWNSPELWDTLMGKLVDTVVEYLSAQIEAGVDLVQIFDSWMGVLSREDYERFVFPYTEKVVKALKERHPSVPIIHFGVNASHLLEVNNRLPVDVIGLDWKTEIPFALERIDKSIQGNLDPVALFADEKTITEKVEKILTEGLKARGHIFNLGHGILPPTDPAKARFLVETVHKLSRELRT; encoded by the coding sequence ATGTCTTTAAAGGACCACCCCATTCTCCGGGCCGCAAGGGGAGAAAAGACCGACTACACCCCCATCTGGATAATGAGGCAGGCCGGCCGCTACTCCGAGCGTTACAGGAGGATAAGGGCAAAGGCTGGCTCTTTCATGGAGCTGTGCAGGAACCCCGAGCTTGCCGCCGAGGTTACCCTTATACCGATAGAGGAGATAGGCGTAGACGCCGCAATTCTCTTCTCCGACATCCTCGTTCCCGTAGAGAAGATGGGAATAGAGGTTAAGTTCGTTGAGGGTAAGGGACCCGTTCTCTCCCCTAAGGTTGAAACCGCCGACGATGCAAGGCGTTTAAAGGTGCCCGAGCCGGAGAAAGACCTTCCCTACGTTCTCGAAACGATTCAGCTGATAAAGAGGAGGTTAACCGACAGGCCCCTCATAGGCTTCTCCGGAGCACCTTTTACCCTTGCCTCCTACATGCTCGAAGGGGGAAGCTCCAAGAACTACATAAACGCCAAATCCGCCATGTGGAACAGCCCCGAGCTCTGGGATACGCTGATGGGTAAGCTGGTGGACACGGTTGTTGAGTACCTCTCCGCCCAGATAGAGGCGGGAGTGGACCTCGTTCAGATTTTCGACTCCTGGATGGGCGTTCTCTCCAGGGAGGACTACGAGCGGTTTGTCTTTCCCTACACTGAAAAGGTGGTTAAAGCCCTTAAGGAGAGGCACCCTTCCGTTCCGATTATCCACTTCGGCGTAAACGCCTCCCACCTGCTCGAGGTAAACAACAGGCTTCCCGTTGACGTGATAGGGCTCGACTGGAAAACCGAGATTCCCTTTGCCCTTGAGCGTATAGATAAGTCCATTCAGGGGAACCTCGACCCCGTTGCCCTCTTCGCAGATGAGAAGACCATAACCGAAAAAGTCGAGAAAATCCTCACTGAGGGCCTGAAGGCCCGGGGCCACATTTTTAACCTCGGCCACGGAATACTGCCGCCTACAGACCCTGCCAAGGCCCGTTTCTTGGTTGAAACGGTTCATAAACTCAGTAGGGAGCTCAGGACGTGA
- a CDS encoding sigma-54-dependent transcriptional regulator: MAKILVADDEKSIRLVLKKYLTSKGHSVIEASNGEEALKAIREQKPDVAFIDIKMPKLDGLSLLKRVKEIPVVILTAYGTMEYTVKAMELGAVDYLTKPFSFEEIEEVLSKILAAPPTGQESESGGDIVGSSKKMQEVFKLVGRVAKSSITVLITGESGTGKEVIARAIHNFSDRKEKPFIAVNCAALPPNLLEAELFGYEKGAFTGATTSKKGLFEQANGGTLFLDEIGELPVELQAKLLRVLQEKEVRPIGGTKSRKVDVRVIAATNRDLEEEVKKGNFREDLYFRLNVVKIELPPLRERREDILPLAHHFIKKFSGEFKLEPKELSEDAVEFLLSYDFPGNVRELENMILRAMVLSSGKVISRSDLTPQEGRGPEKSIEEAVRSMLVKLLSVEQKEPNNLYSLIVKSAEKVVISEVLKFCNFNQVKAAKILGIHRNTLRKKIRELGIKV; the protein is encoded by the coding sequence ATGGCGAAAATCCTCGTAGCAGATGACGAAAAAAGCATAAGGCTTGTTCTGAAAAAGTACTTAACCTCCAAAGGACACAGCGTGATAGAGGCCTCAAACGGCGAAGAGGCCCTGAAGGCTATAAGGGAGCAGAAACCCGACGTTGCCTTCATAGACATAAAAATGCCCAAGCTCGACGGCCTATCGCTCCTGAAGCGGGTAAAAGAGATTCCCGTTGTAATACTCACGGCCTACGGAACCATGGAGTACACCGTAAAAGCGATGGAGCTGGGGGCAGTAGACTACCTCACAAAGCCATTCTCCTTTGAGGAGATAGAAGAGGTCCTCTCAAAAATACTTGCGGCACCGCCAACCGGCCAGGAGAGCGAGTCCGGCGGCGACATAGTGGGAAGCTCCAAGAAGATGCAAGAAGTGTTTAAGCTCGTAGGCAGGGTGGCAAAGAGCTCCATAACCGTTCTCATAACCGGAGAGAGCGGAACGGGAAAAGAAGTTATCGCAAGGGCAATCCACAACTTCTCCGACAGGAAGGAGAAACCCTTCATAGCCGTAAACTGTGCGGCACTCCCTCCGAACCTGCTGGAAGCCGAACTCTTCGGCTACGAAAAAGGGGCCTTTACCGGGGCCACAACCTCCAAAAAGGGGCTCTTTGAACAGGCAAACGGCGGAACGCTGTTCTTAGACGAAATAGGGGAGCTTCCGGTAGAGCTTCAGGCCAAGCTCCTCAGGGTCCTCCAGGAGAAAGAGGTTCGGCCCATCGGCGGAACAAAAAGCAGGAAAGTAGACGTTAGGGTCATAGCAGCAACAAACCGAGACCTTGAAGAGGAAGTCAAAAAGGGCAACTTCCGGGAAGACCTCTACTTCCGACTAAACGTTGTAAAGATAGAGCTTCCCCCCTTAAGGGAGCGCAGGGAAGACATCCTCCCCCTTGCCCACCACTTCATAAAGAAGTTCTCCGGCGAGTTCAAGTTAGAGCCGAAAGAGCTGAGCGAAGACGCAGTTGAGTTCCTCCTCTCCTACGACTTCCCGGGAAACGTAAGGGAGCTCGAGAACATGATTCTAAGGGCCATGGTCCTCTCATCCGGCAAAGTCATAAGCCGCTCAGACCTTACCCCACAGGAAGGGAGAGGGCCGGAAAAGAGCATAGAGGAGGCCGTTCGCTCCATGCTCGTTAAACTGCTCTCGGTAGAGCAGAAAGAGCCCAACAACCTCTACAGCCTGATAGTGAAGTCGGCCGAGAAGGTGGTCATATCGGAGGTTTTGAAGTTCTGCAACTTCAACCAGGTTAAGGCGGCCAAAATCCTCGGAATCCACAGAAACACGCTACGGAAGAAGATAAGGGAGCTCGGAATAAAAGTTTGA